A portion of the Chryseobacterium tructae genome contains these proteins:
- a CDS encoding bacteriocin-like protein, whose translation MKNLKKLAKSDLKKINGGNAPECPTGSQACYYPGKDGSQRWRCIPETMDCP comes from the coding sequence ATGAAAAACCTAAAAAAATTAGCAAAATCAGATCTAAAGAAAATCAATGGTGGAAATGCCCCAGAATGTCCAACAGGAAGTCAGGCATGCTATTATCCTGGTAAGGATGGATCTCAAAGATGGAGATGTATTCCTGAAACTATGGATTGCCCTTAA
- a CDS encoding methyltransferase domain-containing protein, whose protein sequence is MKVGDENTEQEFVYLKQGTSVNTMKITKLVILFNYKKILLGIGVSLFLFILSFQLDSAVFTVLLRVLGILIILNIIASLLASYILYDTSDLYELNDLKEDIDWSKTENAVVIHASFDPLSQRLEAKYPHLNLTVCDIYGNRHEHESGIEVSKKMFPPNPKEIKISPDKLPFEDGSQDVILAVTALHEILDHEKRVLFFKEAKRILKKGGIIIISEQFRDTTNFIFFNIGAFHFLSWKQWKSSIAPSRLKITGNKKITPFANMLIVQKD, encoded by the coding sequence TTGAAAGTAGGTGATGAAAATACAGAACAGGAATTTGTATATTTGAAGCAGGGAACATCAGTAAATACCATGAAAATTACCAAATTAGTTATTCTTTTCAATTATAAAAAGATCCTGCTGGGAATAGGGGTGTCACTTTTTCTTTTTATACTGTCATTTCAGCTTGATTCAGCCGTTTTTACTGTATTGTTGAGGGTATTGGGTATTCTTATTATTTTGAATATCATTGCGTCTCTTTTGGCCTCTTATATCCTTTACGACACTTCTGATCTTTATGAACTGAATGATTTAAAAGAAGATATAGATTGGAGTAAAACAGAAAATGCAGTTGTTATTCATGCAAGCTTTGATCCTTTGTCACAGCGATTAGAAGCAAAATATCCTCATTTGAACTTAACAGTCTGTGATATTTACGGAAACCGACATGAGCACGAAAGTGGTATTGAAGTATCCAAAAAGATGTTTCCTCCCAACCCGAAAGAAATCAAAATATCTCCTGATAAGCTGCCTTTTGAAGATGGATCGCAGGATGTGATTCTTGCGGTGACAGCCCTTCACGAAATTTTAGATCATGAAAAAAGAGTTTTGTTTTTTAAAGAGGCTAAAAGGATTTTAAAGAAAGGGGGGATAATTATTATTTCAGAACAGTTCAGAGATACCACCAATTTTATTTTCTTTAATATCGGAGCATTCCATTTTTTAAGCTGGAAACAATGGAAAAGCTCTATTGCTCCCTCCAGATTGAAAATAACCGGTAATAAAAAAATAACTCCTTTTGCGAATATGCTTATTGTACAGAAAGACTAA
- a CDS encoding sterol desaturase family protein: MMEYFMSENGLENVYAWSIPLHATVILAEMIYSHVSEAKLYSGKDLATNVYLALMNFGLDLIMKAFAMGVMFFFYSHKLFSWDLSIWYLIACFIITDFAYYVLHYVDHRSRAFWAVHITHHSSEFFNLTTGFRSPVLQPLYRYLYFSPLAFLGFNPWHIMVAYAIGQVYGTWVHTQTVKSMGFLEYILVTPSHHRVHHACNIKYLDKNMGMCLIIWDKIFGTFQKEDPNIPVKYGIYPKMPDNRPDTVLFYEWRKIWKDLKQPGLKFTDRINYIFNSPGWRHDGTGKTVRQYQKEYFAKQAQKEQGKNEKQQKTA, translated from the coding sequence ATGATGGAGTATTTTATGAGCGAGAACGGACTAGAAAATGTATATGCATGGTCGATTCCATTGCATGCTACAGTTATTTTAGCCGAAATGATTTATAGCCACGTGTCAGAGGCAAAGTTATACAGTGGAAAAGACCTTGCTACAAATGTTTATCTTGCTTTGATGAACTTTGGTCTTGACCTGATCATGAAGGCGTTTGCAATGGGGGTGATGTTTTTCTTTTACAGCCACAAACTTTTTTCATGGGATCTTAGCATTTGGTACTTAATAGCTTGTTTTATAATCACGGATTTTGCTTACTATGTCTTGCATTATGTGGATCATCGTTCCAGAGCTTTCTGGGCTGTTCATATTACGCACCATAGTTCAGAATTTTTCAACCTTACGACGGGGTTCAGAAGCCCGGTTTTACAGCCGCTTTACAGATATTTATACTTCTCGCCATTAGCGTTCCTAGGATTCAATCCTTGGCATATCATGGTAGCGTATGCTATAGGGCAGGTATATGGAACATGGGTACACACACAGACGGTAAAAAGTATGGGATTCTTAGAATATATATTGGTAACTCCTTCTCACCACCGTGTACATCATGCTTGTAATATTAAGTATCTGGATAAAAATATGGGAATGTGCCTTATTATCTGGGATAAGATATTCGGTACTTTCCAGAAAGAAGACCCGAATATTCCTGTAAAATATGGGATCTATCCAAAAATGCCGGACAACAGACCTGATACGGTACTCTTCTATGAATGGAGAAAAATCTGGAAAGATTTGAAACAGCCAGGATTAAAATTTACAGATAGAATCAACTATATTTTCAATTCACCGGGATGGCGACATGACGGAACCGGAAAAACGGTAAGACAATACCAAAAAGAATACTTTGCAAAGCAGGCACAAAAAGAGCAGGGAAAGAATGAAAAACAGCAGAAAACTGCATAA
- a CDS encoding bacteriocin-like protein, translating to MKNLKKIVKSELKKIIGGAAPMCESGEMACRIPAQDGYPAYWVCVPVGYGCRF from the coding sequence ATGAAAAATTTAAAAAAAATTGTAAAATCAGAACTAAAGAAAATTATTGGTGGAGCTGCTCCTATGTGTGAAAGCGGAGAGATGGCATGTCGTATTCCCGCTCAAGATGGTTACCCTGCCTACTGGGTTTGTGTACCGGTAGGATATGGATGCAGATTTTAA
- a CDS encoding carboxymuconolactone decarboxylase family protein yields the protein MFTITKAKHNKRIALAELHLSQINGCTYCYSYHAKELLNFGIEQDIKSRKNCYSILQKGSL from the coding sequence ATTTTTACAATTACAAAAGCAAAACATAATAAACGGATTGCACTGGCAGAACTTCACCTGTCTCAAATCAATGGCTGTACCTACTGCTATAGCTATCACGCTAAAGAACTTCTTAATTTTGGCATTGAACAGGATATCAAATCAAGGAAAAATTGTTACAGCATTTTACAGAAAGGGAGTTTGTAG
- a CDS encoding GLPGLI family protein — protein sequence MNYTKKLFQLSLLFLSILFYSQSGKKEVLHENFTYQLKAKLNTQTADYVHEEFFSLHVGENRAFFASTQSLKKDTVMANSIVSTQNPDGSIVMGFKTGTSLPKTRFSYTIIQTNEKVQYFQQVGMSVLTYKEPVIGNWKLMDESKVINTMNCKKATVTYKGRNWIAWYSTEIPLPYGPYKFSGLPGLIIKLSDEKDEYDFELVKSVPTSELVGKFINIKKSRYTEAIETTQPKFQQTLKANDANIAAALASSGTTILGGQEKINQRQKELDLMRKYLNPIELE from the coding sequence ATGAATTACACTAAAAAACTATTTCAATTATCACTCTTATTTTTAAGTATTTTATTCTATTCTCAATCAGGCAAAAAAGAGGTTTTGCATGAGAATTTTACCTATCAACTAAAAGCTAAACTCAATACACAGACCGCTGATTATGTACACGAAGAATTTTTCTCATTGCATGTAGGTGAAAATCGTGCTTTTTTTGCCAGTACCCAATCTCTTAAAAAAGATACAGTGATGGCAAACTCTATTGTATCTACCCAAAACCCTGATGGAAGTATAGTCATGGGTTTCAAAACCGGTACATCATTACCAAAAACAAGATTTTCATACACCATTATACAAACCAATGAAAAGGTACAGTACTTTCAACAGGTTGGAATGTCGGTGCTTACTTATAAAGAGCCTGTAATAGGGAATTGGAAGCTTATGGATGAATCAAAAGTCATCAATACAATGAACTGCAAAAAAGCAACAGTTACCTACAAGGGAAGAAACTGGATTGCCTGGTATTCAACCGAAATCCCACTGCCTTATGGCCCTTATAAATTCAGTGGATTGCCAGGATTAATCATCAAATTATCAGATGAAAAAGATGAGTATGACTTTGAACTTGTAAAATCAGTACCCACTTCTGAATTGGTGGGAAAATTCATTAATATAAAGAAAAGCCGATATACTGAAGCTATTGAAACCACCCAACCGAAGTTTCAACAGACCCTAAAAGCCAATGATGCCAATATAGCAGCTGCACTGGCAAGTTCCGGTACGACCATCTTAGGAGGTCAGGAAAAGATCAATCAAAGGCAGAAAGAATTGGATTTGATGAGAAAATATTTAAACCCGATAGAGCTGGAATAA
- a CDS encoding bacteriocin-like protein, producing MKNLKKLSKPELKKVNGGNAPVCEPGARPCRYKAENGQPSYWNCVANEYAC from the coding sequence ATGAAAAATTTAAAGAAGTTATCAAAACCAGAATTAAAGAAAGTCAATGGTGGAAATGCTCCTGTCTGCGAACCCGGAGCAAGACCTTGTCGTTATAAAGCAGAAAATGGACAACCATCCTACTGGAATTGTGTAGCAAACGAATACGCCTGCTAA
- a CDS encoding NADH:flavin oxidoreductase — MSTSSLFKPFQYKNLQLKNRIVMAPMTRAQSDNGVPTQKIADYYGRRAASEVGLILSEGTVINRPGSKNLPNIPDFYGTEALNGWKNVIDTVHQNGGKMGPQIWHVGDTRMSEEYPLLPMEKASTMTIEDIQDTIAQFAASAKSAKDLGFDCLEIHGAHGYLIDQFFWEVSNTRTDEYGGKTLKERSRFAVEVVKAIRAAVGEDFTIIIRLSQWKQQDYKTKLAFTPTEMEDWLLPLKEAGVDIFHCSQRRFWEPEFEGSNLNFAGWAKKITGQPTITVGSVGLNGDFLNAFAGQGTEKTDLTELIKRLDNEEFDLVAVGRAILQDYQWVQKIKEGDTASLLDFSAESMSVLF; from the coding sequence ATGAGCACATCATCATTATTTAAACCGTTTCAATATAAAAATTTACAGTTAAAAAATAGAATTGTAATGGCACCTATGACCAGAGCACAATCTGACAATGGAGTTCCTACACAAAAAATAGCTGACTATTATGGAAGAAGAGCTGCTTCAGAAGTAGGGTTGATTCTTTCAGAGGGAACTGTTATCAACAGACCGGGTTCTAAAAATCTTCCTAATATTCCGGATTTTTACGGAACCGAAGCTTTAAATGGTTGGAAAAACGTTATTGATACCGTACACCAGAATGGAGGTAAAATGGGGCCTCAGATTTGGCATGTTGGAGATACGAGAATGTCTGAGGAATATCCATTATTGCCTATGGAGAAAGCATCAACGATGACTATTGAAGATATTCAGGATACAATTGCACAGTTTGCAGCTTCTGCAAAGTCAGCGAAAGATCTTGGTTTTGATTGTCTTGAAATTCATGGAGCACATGGCTATCTGATTGATCAGTTTTTCTGGGAAGTATCTAATACAAGAACGGATGAATATGGCGGAAAAACCTTAAAGGAAAGAAGCCGATTTGCTGTTGAGGTTGTAAAGGCAATCAGAGCAGCAGTAGGAGAGGACTTTACGATCATTATTCGTCTTTCTCAGTGGAAGCAACAGGACTATAAAACTAAATTAGCCTTTACACCAACTGAAATGGAAGACTGGTTGTTGCCATTAAAAGAAGCTGGAGTAGATATTTTCCATTGCTCACAGCGCCGTTTTTGGGAACCGGAATTTGAAGGTTCGAATTTGAACTTTGCAGGATGGGCTAAGAAAATTACGGGACAGCCAACAATTACTGTAGGTTCTGTAGGATTGAACGGAGATTTCCTGAATGCATTTGCAGGGCAAGGAACAGAAAAAACAGACCTTACGGAATTGATTAAAAGATTGGATAATGAAGAATTCGATCTTGTAGCCGTAGGACGAGCTATTTTACAGGATTACCAATGGGTACAAAAGATTAAAGAAGGCGATACAGCATCTCTTTTGGACTTTTCAGCAGAAAGTATGAGCGTATTATTTTAA
- a CDS encoding AIM24 family protein yields the protein MSKYSIEAFINETKENPQQRDYFELETKHLLEINLNNQAVWTKKGSMVSYVGNINFERQGMLAGGIGNLLKKAISGEGSKLMKAEGTGKLYVADSGKKVRILYLNNESVCVNGNDVLAHEQSVNSDITMLKSIAGMMSGGLFQVKLSGTGHIAITTHGDPLTLLVTPDTPVFTDPNATVAWSGNLSPELKTNVSFKSLIGRGSGEEFQMKFSGHGWVLIQPYEEVYYMEK from the coding sequence ATGAGCAAATATTCAATTGAAGCATTTATCAATGAGACTAAGGAGAATCCACAACAAAGGGATTATTTTGAATTGGAAACCAAACACCTTTTAGAAATCAACCTTAATAATCAAGCCGTTTGGACTAAAAAAGGAAGTATGGTAAGCTACGTAGGAAATATCAACTTTGAAAGACAGGGCATGCTGGCAGGTGGAATTGGAAACTTACTGAAAAAAGCCATCAGTGGAGAAGGAAGCAAGCTGATGAAAGCTGAGGGTACAGGGAAACTGTATGTTGCAGACTCTGGTAAAAAGGTTCGCATCCTTTATTTGAATAATGAATCGGTTTGTGTGAATGGAAATGACGTTTTAGCTCACGAACAAAGTGTAAATAGTGATATTACAATGCTGAAAAGTATTGCAGGCATGATGTCCGGTGGTCTTTTTCAGGTAAAGCTTTCCGGAACCGGCCATATTGCCATTACTACTCATGGTGATCCTTTAACCTTATTGGTAACTCCTGACACACCTGTTTTTACCGATCCTAATGCTACTGTTGCCTGGTCTGGAAACCTCAGCCCTGAACTGAAAACTAATGTATCTTTCAAAAGTCTTATCGGAAGAGGGAGCGGTGAAGAATTCCAGATGAAATTTTCAGGACACGGCTGGGTATTGATCCAACCTTATGAAGAGGTATATTATATGGAAAAATAA
- the queA gene encoding tRNA preQ1(34) S-adenosylmethionine ribosyltransferase-isomerase QueA codes for MKTSDFNFDLPAELLAEHPSEHRDEARLMVLDRKTETIQHKLFKDVVDYFDEDDLFIFNNTKVFPARLYGNKEKTGAKIEVFLLRELDKETRVWDVLVDPARKIRIGNKLFFTEDESLVAEVIDNTTSRGRTLRFLFDGSYEEFRSKLKELGETPLPKYIKRAVEPEDAERYQTIYAKVEGAVAAPTAGLHFSKHLMKRLEIKGINFAEVTLHVGLGTFNPIEVEDLSKHKMESEEIIIDEKNALIINKAVESHRRVCAVGTTTMRALETSVSSNKKISAFNGWTNKFIYPPHDFGVANSMITNFHTPKSTLIMMIAAFAGRDFIMHAYEEAVKEKYKFYSYGDAMLIL; via the coding sequence ATGAAAACATCAGATTTTAATTTTGATCTTCCTGCGGAATTATTGGCAGAACACCCATCAGAGCACAGAGATGAAGCTAGATTAATGGTACTTGATAGAAAAACAGAAACTATCCAGCACAAATTATTCAAAGATGTAGTAGATTATTTTGACGAGGACGATTTGTTTATCTTCAACAATACTAAAGTTTTCCCTGCACGTCTTTATGGAAACAAAGAGAAAACAGGTGCTAAAATTGAAGTTTTCCTTTTAAGAGAGCTTGATAAGGAAACAAGAGTTTGGGATGTTTTGGTAGATCCGGCAAGAAAAATCAGAATTGGTAACAAATTATTCTTCACTGAAGATGAGTCTTTGGTAGCTGAAGTTATCGATAACACGACTTCAAGAGGGAGAACATTAAGATTCTTATTCGACGGTTCTTATGAAGAATTCAGATCGAAATTGAAGGAATTAGGAGAAACTCCACTTCCAAAATATATCAAAAGAGCAGTAGAGCCGGAAGATGCAGAAAGATACCAAACAATCTACGCTAAAGTAGAAGGAGCGGTAGCAGCACCTACAGCAGGTCTTCACTTCTCTAAACACTTGATGAAGAGATTAGAGATCAAAGGAATCAATTTTGCTGAAGTTACCCTTCACGTAGGATTAGGAACTTTCAACCCAATTGAGGTAGAAGATCTTTCTAAGCACAAAATGGAATCTGAAGAGATCATCATTGATGAGAAAAATGCTTTGATCATTAATAAAGCAGTAGAATCTCACAGAAGAGTTTGTGCAGTAGGAACAACTACCATGAGAGCATTGGAAACTTCTGTTTCTTCAAACAAAAAAATCTCTGCTTTCAACGGTTGGACAAACAAATTCATCTATCCACCTCACGATTTCGGAGTTGCTAACTCAATGATCACAAACTTCCACACACCGAAGTCTACATTGATCATGATGATTGCTGCATTTGCAGGAAGAGATTTTATTATGCATGCTTATGAAGAAGCCGTAAAAGAAAAGTATAAATTCTATTCTTACGGTGACGCAATGTTAATTCTATAA
- a CDS encoding winged helix-turn-helix transcriptional regulator, whose protein sequence is MKKNELMQYSCPLGKAMAALGSKWKPIIVLVIKDRRLRFGELAVRINVISRKVLTDQLREMETDGLVIREEFKELPPRVEYSLTEKGLALLPILYLLEEWEAKYQVKGTYSEDCIELIKEKKKAVEI, encoded by the coding sequence ATGAAAAAGAATGAATTAATGCAGTACAGCTGTCCTTTAGGCAAAGCAATGGCCGCCTTAGGAAGCAAATGGAAACCGATTATTGTATTGGTCATTAAAGACCGAAGACTACGTTTTGGAGAACTTGCTGTACGCATTAATGTGATCTCCAGAAAGGTATTGACCGATCAGCTTCGTGAAATGGAAACTGATGGTTTGGTCATCCGCGAAGAGTTTAAAGAGCTGCCACCAAGAGTAGAATATTCGTTAACGGAAAAAGGATTAGCACTGTTGCCTATTTTATATCTTCTGGAAGAATGGGAAGCGAAATATCAGGTGAAGGGAACCTATTCGGAAGATTGCATCGAATTGATTAAGGAAAAGAAAAAAGCTGTTGAAATTTAA
- a CDS encoding polyprenyl synthetase family protein — translation MANIVEEIKQPINDEMKLFEQKFYESMQSKVALLDKVTRFIVTTKGKQMRPMFVFLCAKLVGSVTEKTYRGASMIELIHTATLVHDDVVDESFKRRNFFSINALWKNKIAVLVGDYLLSKSVLLSTDHKDYDLLGVISRTIREMSEGELLQLEKARKLDITEDVYYEIIRQKTATLIAACCEIGVLSNNADETLAKKMQDFGTFTGMAFQIKDDLFDYLSSNVIGKPVGIDIKEKKMTLPLIHTLKAANEKDRKYYFDTIKRYNNNPKRVKELIEFVKNSGGLEYAITVMKDFQQKAKDILNEFPESEARKSLHSMLDYVIERKF, via the coding sequence GTGGCAAATATCGTAGAAGAAATCAAGCAACCGATCAATGATGAAATGAAACTTTTTGAACAGAAGTTTTATGAGTCAATGCAGAGTAAAGTAGCTTTATTGGATAAAGTAACCCGTTTTATTGTTACTACCAAAGGGAAGCAGATGCGCCCTATGTTTGTGTTTCTTTGTGCCAAGCTGGTAGGAAGTGTTACAGAGAAGACCTATCGTGGAGCTTCCATGATCGAATTGATTCATACAGCGACCTTGGTGCACGATGATGTGGTGGATGAAAGTTTTAAACGTCGTAATTTCTTTTCTATTAATGCATTATGGAAGAATAAGATCGCTGTTTTGGTAGGAGATTACTTATTATCAAAATCGGTATTATTATCTACAGACCATAAAGATTACGATTTACTAGGTGTCATTTCAAGAACCATTCGTGAAATGTCTGAAGGAGAGCTTCTACAGTTGGAGAAGGCCAGAAAACTGGATATTACAGAAGATGTCTATTATGAGATTATCCGTCAGAAAACAGCCACTTTAATTGCCGCCTGCTGCGAGATTGGAGTATTGTCTAACAATGCAGACGAAACTCTTGCCAAAAAAATGCAGGACTTCGGTACTTTTACAGGAATGGCTTTCCAGATCAAAGATGACCTTTTCGATTATTTAAGCTCCAATGTAATTGGTAAGCCTGTAGGAATTGATATTAAAGAAAAGAAGATGACTCTTCCTTTAATACATACCCTGAAAGCAGCCAATGAAAAGGACCGAAAATACTATTTCGATACAATTAAGCGTTATAATAACAATCCAAAACGCGTAAAAGAGCTGATAGAGTTTGTTAAAAATTCCGGGGGATTAGAATATGCTATCACCGTAATGAAAGATTTCCAGCAGAAGGCAAAAGATATTCTAAATGAATTCCCGGAGTCTGAAGCAAGAAAATCTTTACATAGTATGCTGGATTATGTAATTGAGCGAAAATTTTAA
- a CDS encoding carboxymuconolactone decarboxylase family protein, with amino-acid sequence MNYKEIAKETIGHLYKAHSSIRKSGIDEKLIALAELRVSQINGCAYCCSYHAKELLNFGIEQDIINRLPGWRHTQVFDVKQKLVLSWTEAVTYNNNDSQEIKEKLLQHFTEREFVELTASITLMSTLNKLRIHLAEQD; translated from the coding sequence ATGAATTACAAAGAAATTGCAAAAGAAACCATTGGCCATCTGTATAAAGCCCATTCCAGTATCAGAAAATCCGGGATCGATGAAAAACTGATTGCACTGGCTGAACTGCGCGTGTCTCAAATCAACGGTTGTGCCTACTGCTGTAGCTATCATGCTAAAGAACTGCTTAATTTTGGCATTGAACAGGATATCATTAACCGATTACCAGGCTGGAGACATACCCAGGTTTTTGATGTAAAGCAGAAGCTTGTTTTGAGCTGGACAGAAGCCGTAACTTACAACAATAATGATTCTCAGGAAATCAAGGAAAAATTACTACAGCATTTTACAGAAAGAGAGTTTGTAGAATTAACTGCAAGTATAACTTTGATGAGTACTTTGAATAAACTGCGAATTCATTTAGCTGAACAGGATTAA